The following coding sequences are from one Dermacentor silvarum isolate Dsil-2018 chromosome 4, BIME_Dsil_1.4, whole genome shotgun sequence window:
- the LOC119448999 gene encoding uncharacterized protein LOC119448999 has translation MADPAHVIKNLRAQLLRVSCFYLSNETVNEQGLPGNKVDIKHVEEVLEHDSNNDLKIANGLTAVHVSTRHFTKMKVSIAVQLFREAPAGIRYLILKGKLPAEAEATAWFFELLWRWYSLMSSRHPVLALSKIDVTKYKEAIATLHLAQHTLRHVKMGTAHWKPSQAGLLISTSVVLGLAEEFLRHHGYMYVLTSRLIQDCLENIFSILRMKKPTPSAYDVKFALKLVCVGQFLHTPKSTSYDIDGSLHLADLLGPTLQKQLVEFGDEEEHLEDLVIEKVSSTECDILTYFGGFLLRAVTKATGNCEPCRRVLVGENESYNALINLKEYVKGGRNLIRPSNEVMTVLVHFEEHFKAFVSADAIVDMKAPFRTISRFLAENVEVNLEGVCCSHKETVAKLLLEKYVSSRLRMHFRQQMARCVEAHSSKTCAGVNLSWSSKMFKKKTSL, from the coding sequence ATGGCGGACCCAGCACATGTTATAAAAAATCTTCGGGCTCAGCTTCTGCGGGTAAGCTGTTTCTACTTGAGCAATGAGACAGTGAACGAGCAGGGTCTTCCTGGCAACAAGGTCGACATCAAACATGTAGAGGAAGTACTCGAGCACGACTCCAATAATGACCTTAAGATAGCAAACGGCCTGACTGCAGTCCACGTGAGCACTCGACATTTTACCAAAATGAAGGTCAGCATTGCTGTACAGCTTTTTCGTGAAGCCCCTGCTGGAATTCGCTACCTAATCCTGAAAGGAAAGCTTCCAGCCGAGGCCGAAGCAACGGCTTGGTTTTTTGAGCTACTTTGGAGATGGTATAGCTTAATGTCATCACGTCATCCTGTGCTTGCTCTGAGCAAGATAGATGTCACCAAGTATAAAGAGGCGATAGCAACGCTTCACCTTGCCCAGCATACGCTGCGACATGTGAAGATGGGAACAGCACACTGGAAGCCGTCTCAGGCAGGCCTTCTGATTTCAACATCTGTTGTACTTGGCCTTGCAGAAGAATTTCTACGCCACCATGGGTACATGTATGTCCTGACCAGTCGATTAATCCAAGACTGCCTGGAAAACATCTTCTCAATCTTGCGGATGAAAAAGCCCACCCCAAGTGCATACGATGTCAAATTCGCTTTGAAGCTGGTTTGTGTAGGGCAGTTTCTACACACACCAAAGTCAACAAGCTACGACATTGATGGCAGCCTGCACCTCGCCGACCTTCTTGGTCCAACTCTACAAAAGCAGCTTGTGGAGTTTGGGGATGAGGAGGAGCATCTAGAGGACCTTGTTATTGAGAAAGTTTCATCAACTGAATGCGACATCCTCACCTACTTTGGAGGATTTCTTCTCAGGGCTgtaacgaaggcaacagggaatTGTGAGCCATGCAGGAGAGTATTAGTTGGAGAAAATGAAAGCTACAATGCACTCATCAACTTAAAGGAGTACGTAAAGGGGGGTCGCAACTTAATCAGGCCCAGCAATGAAGTGATGACTGTCCTGGTTCACTTTGAGGAACATTTCAAGGCATTTGTCTCAGCTGATGCCATAGTGGACATGAAGGCTCCGTTCAGAACCATATCAAGGTTCCTGGCTGAAAATGTGGAGGTTAATCTTGAAGGAGTGTGTTGTTCTCACAAAGAAACAGTTGCAAAGTTGCTTTTGGAGAAGTATGTTAGCTCACGCTTGCGAATGCATTTTCGCCAACAAATGGCTCGATGTGTTGAGGCACATTCCAGCAAGACATGTGCTGGAGTAAACCTTTCATGGTCAAGCAAAATGTTCAAGAAAAAAACCTCCTTGTAG